Proteins encoded together in one Planctopirus ephydatiae window:
- a CDS encoding SpoIIAA family protein, whose translation MVNAVELVGSGNLLIVRVTGKLDAAAYEQFVPMVEKMVAEHGKLRLLFEMHDFHGWTMGALWQDIKFDFKHGKDIEKLAIVGESKWEEGMAAFCKPFTGASIKYFDISKLEEAKAWIVA comes from the coding sequence ATGGTCAATGCCGTCGAACTGGTTGGGTCTGGCAATCTGCTGATTGTACGCGTGACAGGTAAACTCGATGCCGCCGCCTATGAGCAGTTCGTTCCTATGGTCGAAAAGATGGTCGCCGAGCATGGTAAACTGCGACTGCTCTTCGAAATGCACGACTTCCATGGCTGGACCATGGGCGCCTTATGGCAAGACATCAAGTTTGATTTCAAGCACGGCAAAGACATCGAAAAGCTCGCCATTGTCGGCGAAAGCAAATGGGAAGAAGGGATGGCTGCCTTCTGCAAACCATTCACAGGAGCTTCAATCAAGTACTTTGATATCTCCAAGCTGGAAGAAGCCAAAGCCTGGATTGTGGCCTGA
- a CDS encoding ZIP family metal transporter, translating into MSLWFGLSSLVWQGNSLAVAGSGISAVLIIWCVLVACSSLLGGWLPSLMRITHQRLQRIISAVGGFIVGVALFHQVPHAIHALGDGGVKNPVDLTMLWVVIGLVAMFVMLRVFHFHSHSHGEDDAGHAHDHGHSHDHSHNHDHGHSHDHAHDHAHCQSHSHSHDPHVTSAANAPDSQYADQNLLPIVSSAVVADTLLPVLDPSSRSATQAPVPSAAHDLSWVAMTFGLVIHTLVDGMALAAAVKTDQLHLPAGSLFGLGTFLAIALHKPLDSLSITSLMLAAGSPTRWRNLVNFGYALMCPAGALLFVLGVEQLQGQQALIVGCALAFSAGSFLCIALADLLPEVQFHSHDRWQLTSLLIAGTIAAWGIGFLEPAHSHGNHDSHNHAGHDHTGHDHAHGPGEVQQLRLKVK; encoded by the coding sequence ATGTCGCTGTGGTTTGGTTTGAGCAGTCTGGTGTGGCAAGGGAACTCTCTGGCCGTGGCAGGGAGCGGTATTTCTGCAGTCCTCATCATCTGGTGTGTGCTGGTCGCCTGCAGTTCACTTCTGGGTGGCTGGCTTCCATCGCTGATGCGAATCACCCACCAGCGCCTGCAACGCATCATCAGTGCTGTCGGTGGTTTCATTGTCGGCGTGGCTTTGTTCCATCAGGTGCCCCATGCCATTCATGCTCTGGGCGATGGCGGGGTCAAGAATCCTGTTGATCTGACGATGCTCTGGGTCGTCATTGGCCTGGTGGCCATGTTCGTCATGCTGCGAGTTTTCCACTTCCACTCGCATTCGCATGGCGAAGACGACGCCGGACATGCACACGACCATGGTCATTCTCATGATCACTCTCACAATCACGACCATGGGCACAGCCACGACCATGCTCATGATCATGCCCACTGCCAGTCTCACTCCCACAGCCACGATCCTCACGTGACATCGGCTGCCAACGCCCCCGACTCTCAGTACGCTGATCAAAATCTCCTGCCGATTGTCTCTTCAGCCGTAGTGGCGGATACGTTACTTCCAGTGCTGGATCCATCCTCCAGATCGGCAACCCAGGCTCCTGTTCCTTCCGCCGCGCACGATCTCAGTTGGGTCGCCATGACGTTCGGCCTGGTCATTCACACGCTCGTCGATGGCATGGCGCTCGCTGCTGCCGTCAAAACGGATCAGTTGCATCTTCCGGCAGGTTCTCTCTTTGGGTTGGGAACCTTTCTCGCCATTGCTCTGCACAAACCACTCGATTCCCTCTCGATTACTTCGCTTATGCTGGCGGCAGGCAGCCCCACCAGGTGGCGAAATCTGGTCAACTTTGGTTACGCACTCATGTGTCCGGCTGGTGCCCTCTTGTTCGTACTGGGAGTTGAACAGCTTCAAGGCCAGCAGGCTTTGATCGTCGGTTGTGCGCTGGCATTTTCCGCTGGGTCATTCCTGTGCATTGCCCTCGCCGACCTTCTCCCCGAAGTGCAGTTTCACTCCCATGATCGCTGGCAACTGACATCTCTGCTCATCGCAGGGACCATTGCCGCCTGGGGGATCGGCTTCCTCGAACCGGCTCACTCCCACGGCAATCACGACAGCCACAACCACGCCGGTCATGATCACACGGGTCATGATCATGCTCACGGCCCTGGCGAAGTTCAGCAGCTCAGGCTGAAGGTCAAGTAA
- a CDS encoding HEAT repeat domain-containing protein, with translation MRWIKFCGTMLAAMSMASLAEAGLFRGHGCGTEKACGCASTSQPACCKPVIVKPCSPNVYVYQRKCSDIKPPCCDTCAPATCCAPAAAAPACAAPAACAPAPAACAPAPAACAPACAAPAACAPAPAACAPACAAPAACAPAPAACAPACAAPAACAPAPAACAPACAAPAACAPAPAACAPACAAPAACAPAPAACAPACAAPAPSTCAPATCAPSCTPAAKHCGLFARLKAKCAKPSCGSTCAPAPAGCAAPAACAPGCAAPAPTSCATTTCCDVDPCEVAKLIYTSQTACYAKDRRHAIHKLGDKYNCVCSPEIMCAFIYALNDTDERVRLKAADEIGDQIRKHCCCSPEVVAALTHALGDCHKPVVRQAKQALELCGYEVVEGNCDAVCSTSCAPGTCPGTAPAMAPAPAPMAPEAIPAPVPPAARKNSEYRQLFSFNN, from the coding sequence ATGCGATGGATCAAGTTTTGTGGAACCATGCTTGCTGCGATGAGCATGGCCTCGCTGGCTGAAGCCGGCCTTTTCCGCGGCCATGGCTGCGGTACCGAAAAGGCTTGTGGTTGTGCTTCGACCAGTCAGCCTGCCTGCTGTAAGCCCGTTATTGTCAAGCCTTGCTCGCCAAACGTTTACGTTTATCAGCGCAAGTGCTCCGACATTAAGCCCCCCTGCTGCGATACATGTGCTCCAGCCACCTGCTGTGCACCTGCTGCCGCCGCTCCTGCTTGTGCTGCTCCTGCAGCTTGTGCTCCAGCTCCAGCCGCTTGTGCTCCAGCTCCAGCCGCTTGTGCTCCAGCCTGTGCTGCTCCTGCAGCCTGTGCTCCTGCTCCAGCAGCTTGTGCTCCTGCTTGTGCCGCTCCTGCTGCCTGTGCTCCAGCTCCAGCCGCTTGTGCTCCAGCCTGTGCTGCTCCTGCAGCCTGTGCTCCAGCCCCAGCAGCTTGTGCACCAGCCTGTGCCGCTCCAGCTGCCTGTGCACCAGCCCCAGCCGCTTGTGCTCCTGCCTGTGCTGCTCCTGCAGCCTGTGCACCAGCTCCTGCCGCTTGTGCTCCAGCTTGTGCCGCTCCAGCCCCAAGCACCTGCGCTCCAGCCACCTGTGCTCCCAGCTGCACTCCAGCTGCCAAGCACTGTGGTCTGTTCGCTCGCTTGAAGGCTAAGTGCGCCAAGCCATCGTGCGGTTCAACATGTGCACCTGCTCCTGCAGGCTGTGCTGCTCCCGCTGCCTGTGCTCCAGGCTGTGCTGCTCCAGCTCCAACCAGCTGTGCAACCACAACCTGCTGTGACGTTGACCCTTGCGAAGTTGCCAAGCTGATTTACACCTCGCAGACAGCTTGCTACGCCAAGGATCGTCGTCATGCCATCCACAAGCTGGGTGACAAGTACAACTGCGTCTGCAGCCCAGAAATCATGTGCGCCTTCATCTACGCCCTCAACGATACCGATGAACGAGTTCGTCTGAAGGCTGCCGATGAAATCGGTGACCAGATCCGCAAGCACTGCTGCTGCTCGCCAGAAGTTGTCGCTGCTCTGACACACGCTCTGGGTGATTGCCACAAGCCAGTCGTTCGTCAGGCCAAGCAGGCTCTGGAACTCTGCGGCTACGAAGTTGTTGAAGGTAACTGCGATGCTGTCTGCTCGACAAGCTGTGCACCAGGCACCTGCCCAGGCACTGCTCCAGCTATGGCTCCAGCTCCAGCCCCAATGGCTCCCGAAGCTATCCCAGCTCCAGTACCACCTGCCGCTCGCAAGAACAGCGAATATCGCCAGCTCTTCAGCTTCAACAACTAG
- a CDS encoding DUF5615 family PIN-like protein has protein sequence MKLTDYPLLTDENIDSVVTSFLRAAGFDVLNVVEKGLQGSSDQSLLELAVSQGRVVITHDSDFGALVIGQHQPVIGIVYLRPGHIDSQFTIESLQALLDQELELPSSFLIAVRRNGLDITIRVRDLTR, from the coding sequence ATGAAGCTGACTGACTATCCGCTGTTGACAGATGAGAATATCGATTCCGTTGTCACCAGCTTTCTTCGTGCTGCAGGTTTTGATGTCCTGAATGTCGTTGAAAAGGGACTGCAAGGTTCGTCGGATCAATCATTGCTCGAATTGGCTGTCAGTCAGGGACGAGTTGTGATCACGCATGACTCCGACTTTGGCGCACTTGTGATCGGGCAACATCAACCTGTGATCGGCATCGTCTACCTCCGGCCCGGCCATATCGACTCGCAATTCACCATTGAGTCCCTTCAGGCGCTTCTCGATCAGGAATTGGAGCTTCCCTCATCTTTTTTGATTGCTGTCAGGCGTAATGGTCTCGATATCACAATTCGAGTGCGAGATTTGACAAGATGA
- a CDS encoding DUF433 domain-containing protein, whose product MFERITHDPQILGGKPVITGTRISVELILELLGSGASREDILMKYPHLSACDIREATEYAAAALRNDVIVQTRVGA is encoded by the coding sequence ATGTTTGAACGAATCACTCATGACCCTCAGATCCTGGGAGGAAAACCAGTGATCACTGGGACCCGGATCAGTGTCGAACTGATTCTCGAACTGCTGGGGAGCGGGGCGAGCCGTGAAGACATCCTGATGAAGTATCCGCATTTGTCAGCATGCGACATTCGGGAGGCGACGGAGTACGCCGCTGCGGCTTTGCGAAACGATGTGATCGTGCAGACTCGGGTCGGAGCATGA
- a CDS encoding Gfo/Idh/MocA family protein encodes MSRQQLSRRTFLAASAVFAAPLIIPARAFGANERIVTAHIGIGGQGSGNLKAFMGQGVAPAAIVDVDSKRLASTIKMVSEKGFKVDGYDDYRKVLERQDIDAIVVSTPDHWHALPTVHGCQAGKDVYCEKPLTLTIPEGRAMVEAARAHNRIVQTGSQQRSDAKFRKACELVRNGKIGKVNKVLVGLAKSNFGGPPVADSEPPAELNYDMWLGPAPQRPYNQKRVHYNFRFFWDYSGGQMTNWGAHHIDIAHWALGFDHTGPVSTEGTAEFHPEKWFEVSTACRITHKYGNGVEIVVGQEQKDIPGGTTFIGEKGTIFVNRGVLRGTPAELIEQELSSGDESLYVSTNHHKNFLDCIKSRELPICDVEIGHRTASACHLGNIAIRLGRKIEWDPVNEKIVGNDPEAIALVNRPYRAPWSLK; translated from the coding sequence ATGAGCAGACAGCAGCTTTCCCGCCGAACTTTCTTGGCGGCTTCCGCCGTATTCGCGGCTCCACTGATCATTCCCGCGCGGGCGTTTGGTGCCAATGAGCGAATCGTTACCGCACACATCGGGATCGGCGGCCAGGGCTCGGGGAATCTCAAGGCGTTTATGGGTCAGGGTGTCGCACCGGCCGCCATTGTTGATGTCGATTCCAAGCGGCTGGCCAGCACGATCAAGATGGTCAGCGAAAAGGGCTTCAAGGTCGACGGTTACGACGATTACCGCAAGGTGCTTGAACGCCAAGATATCGATGCGATTGTCGTTTCCACCCCTGACCACTGGCATGCCCTCCCGACGGTGCATGGCTGCCAGGCGGGCAAAGATGTCTATTGCGAAAAGCCACTCACGCTGACGATTCCCGAAGGCCGGGCCATGGTGGAAGCTGCTCGGGCTCATAACCGCATTGTGCAGACGGGCTCACAGCAACGATCCGATGCCAAGTTCCGTAAGGCGTGTGAGCTGGTGCGTAATGGAAAAATTGGCAAGGTGAACAAGGTTCTGGTCGGCCTGGCCAAGTCGAACTTTGGTGGCCCACCTGTTGCTGATTCTGAGCCGCCAGCCGAACTCAACTACGACATGTGGCTGGGGCCGGCACCACAGCGGCCATACAACCAGAAGCGGGTCCATTACAACTTCCGCTTCTTCTGGGATTACTCGGGCGGCCAGATGACCAACTGGGGTGCCCACCACATTGATATTGCTCACTGGGCACTCGGTTTTGACCATACCGGGCCAGTCAGCACAGAAGGAACAGCCGAGTTCCATCCCGAGAAATGGTTCGAAGTCTCGACAGCTTGCCGCATCACCCACAAGTATGGCAATGGCGTCGAAATCGTCGTGGGCCAGGAGCAGAAAGACATTCCTGGCGGCACCACATTTATTGGCGAGAAAGGGACGATCTTCGTCAATCGCGGCGTGCTGCGCGGAACTCCAGCGGAGTTGATCGAGCAGGAGCTTTCGAGTGGTGACGAATCGCTCTATGTCTCGACCAATCATCACAAGAACTTCCTCGACTGCATCAAGTCGCGCGAGCTGCCGATCTGCGATGTCGAGATTGGCCATAGGACGGCCAGTGCCTGTCACCTGGGGAATATCGCGATCCGCCTGGGCCGCAAGATTGAATGGGATCCCGTTAACGAGAAGATTGTGGGCAATGATCCTGAAGCGATCGCACTGGTCAATCGTCCGTATCGTGCACCGTGGTCGCTGAAGTAA
- the rsmA gene encoding 16S rRNA (adenine(1518)-N(6)/adenine(1519)-N(6))-dimethyltransferase RsmA, with the protein MSEDHRQTRTHLTELFHKLRINPRGDLGQNFLIDINLVELVAREAQLSKDDVVLEVGTGTGGLTIFLAAEAGEVVSIEYDPNMHAIASKQHAGLSNVQWVNTDALKNKNQLHPLLVESVNTALARRPGSTLKLVANLPYNVATPVISMIVGSAWPWSRMVVTVQWEMAVRMQATPGSSDYSGLSIWLQSQCDIEILRKLPPDVFWPRPKIDSAVVLVTPAPARRDRIADPEFFHNYLRAIFMHRRKLLRGVLCSTYSQVAKPRIDELLQQAGIASQARAEELPTEIHVALANLLYHEVHPPTPAAGLDSLKTAN; encoded by the coding sequence ATGAGCGAAGACCACCGCCAAACGCGCACACATCTGACGGAGCTGTTTCATAAGCTCCGGATTAATCCGCGCGGTGATCTGGGTCAGAATTTTCTGATTGATATCAATCTGGTGGAACTCGTGGCCCGTGAGGCCCAGTTATCCAAAGACGATGTGGTTCTCGAAGTGGGGACCGGGACAGGCGGTCTCACGATTTTCCTCGCTGCAGAAGCGGGCGAAGTTGTCTCGATCGAATACGACCCGAACATGCATGCCATTGCCTCGAAACAGCATGCCGGTTTGTCGAATGTGCAGTGGGTGAATACCGACGCTCTCAAGAACAAAAATCAACTCCATCCTTTGCTGGTCGAAAGTGTGAACACCGCCCTGGCCAGACGGCCCGGCTCGACCCTGAAGCTCGTGGCAAATTTGCCTTACAACGTCGCCACTCCCGTCATTTCCATGATTGTGGGAAGCGCCTGGCCCTGGTCGCGGATGGTCGTGACTGTCCAGTGGGAAATGGCCGTGCGGATGCAGGCGACGCCGGGGAGCAGCGATTACAGCGGGCTATCGATCTGGTTACAGTCGCAATGCGATATCGAAATCCTGCGTAAGCTCCCTCCTGATGTCTTCTGGCCGAGGCCCAAAATCGATTCTGCTGTCGTATTGGTCACACCGGCACCAGCCAGACGAGACCGCATTGCCGATCCGGAATTCTTCCATAACTATCTGCGGGCCATCTTCATGCACCGGCGCAAGCTGTTGCGTGGTGTCCTGTGCAGTACCTATTCCCAGGTAGCCAAACCCCGAATCGATGAACTGCTCCAGCAGGCAGGGATTGCCTCACAGGCACGGGCTGAGGAACTACCGACGGAGATTCATGTGGCCTTGGCCAATCTGCTCTACCACGAAGTCCATCCACCAACACCCGCCGCGGGTCTTGATTCACTGAAAACTGCGAACTGA
- the guaB gene encoding IMP dehydrogenase, whose amino-acid sequence MQDRIAYQGITFDDVLLEPGYSELVPSDVETSSRLTRNIRLNVPIVSSPMDTVTESDMAIAMAQEGGMGIIHKNLTIEQQALHVERVKRSEHGVIVDPVTLPPEATALAAWEIMEQRNIGGVPVTQNGRLMGILTRRDLRFLASKDTPISEVMTKENLVTAKENTTLEEAERILLENKVEKLLLVDDEFQLKGLITIKDIDKNLRFPKASKDRRGRLRVGAAVGVFDFERAAALIDRGVDVLCVDSAHGHSQNVIQTVSEVKKRWPEIDVIAGNVATTAGARDLLMAGADAIKVGIGPGSICTTRIIAGVGVPQLTAIHNASLAVAGTDVPIIADGGIRYSGDITKALAAGGHCVMLGSLLAGVDESPGEVILFQGRSYKRYRGMGSMGAMVKGSSERYRQGKVDESSPGRGAGKLVPEGVEGRVAHKGSLHNLVYQLIGGLRAGMGYCGVPTIDDLRTKTRFIQVSAATVRENHPHDITIVEESPNYTVEHAHREGS is encoded by the coding sequence ATGCAAGATCGAATTGCCTATCAGGGAATCACCTTCGACGACGTTCTGCTCGAACCGGGCTACAGTGAACTCGTACCCTCCGATGTCGAAACATCCTCCCGGCTCACACGTAATATCCGGCTGAATGTGCCGATTGTTTCCAGCCCCATGGATACCGTGACGGAAAGCGACATGGCCATTGCCATGGCGCAGGAAGGGGGCATGGGGATCATCCATAAAAACCTCACGATCGAGCAGCAGGCCTTGCATGTCGAGCGGGTCAAACGCAGTGAACACGGCGTTATCGTCGATCCAGTCACTCTACCGCCAGAAGCGACAGCTCTTGCCGCCTGGGAGATTATGGAGCAACGCAATATTGGCGGGGTTCCGGTCACCCAAAATGGCCGACTGATGGGAATTCTCACTCGCCGCGACCTGCGGTTTCTCGCGTCGAAAGATACTCCGATTTCCGAAGTGATGACCAAAGAGAATCTCGTGACGGCGAAAGAGAATACGACTCTTGAAGAAGCCGAGCGGATTCTCCTGGAAAACAAGGTCGAGAAGCTGCTGCTGGTGGATGACGAGTTTCAGCTCAAGGGGCTGATCACCATCAAGGATATCGATAAAAACCTCCGTTTCCCGAAAGCGAGTAAAGATCGACGTGGACGTTTGCGCGTCGGTGCCGCCGTCGGCGTGTTTGACTTTGAGCGTGCTGCGGCCCTTATCGACAGGGGGGTTGATGTGCTTTGTGTCGACAGTGCACACGGTCATAGCCAAAACGTGATTCAGACCGTTAGCGAGGTGAAGAAACGCTGGCCAGAAATCGATGTCATAGCTGGGAATGTTGCCACAACGGCAGGAGCCCGCGATCTGCTGATGGCGGGGGCGGATGCAATCAAGGTGGGCATTGGTCCTGGCTCGATCTGCACGACGCGGATTATTGCCGGTGTGGGTGTTCCTCAATTAACAGCAATACACAATGCCTCATTGGCAGTGGCCGGGACAGATGTTCCGATCATTGCCGATGGTGGCATCAGGTATAGCGGTGATATCACCAAGGCTCTGGCCGCAGGTGGTCATTGCGTGATGCTGGGAAGTTTGCTGGCGGGTGTGGATGAAAGCCCCGGAGAAGTCATTCTTTTCCAGGGGCGCAGTTACAAACGCTACCGGGGCATGGGCTCGATGGGTGCCATGGTCAAAGGGAGCAGCGAACGCTACCGGCAAGGGAAAGTTGACGAAAGCAGTCCAGGGCGTGGAGCAGGGAAGCTCGTTCCCGAAGGCGTTGAAGGGCGAGTGGCTCATAAAGGCTCGCTCCACAATCTGGTTTACCAGTTGATCGGTGGCCTGCGGGCCGGCATGGGATACTGCGGTGTGCCCACGATTGATGATCTGCGGACAAAGACGCGGTTCATTCAAGTCTCGGCGGCCACAGTGAGGGAGAACCATCCCCATGACATTACGATTGTCGAAGAATCTCCAAATTACACCGTTGAGCACGCCCATCGCGAAGGCTCGTAA
- a CDS encoding glycosyltransferase family 39 protein encodes MFEGKYSRILLAFLLGHLVVWTAIPAMIQPNLPLDCIEMAIWGHEWQLGYYKHPPLPAWIAKAFSSLSDNSEWPIYLASQICTVITMWCVWCVARVITPRPIAALAVVSLELSYYFTLTTPEFNNNIVSRCCWAITISSLFFGVLRQQPRYWMLAGLGLGLGMLSKYDTALLAMAILGFALLTHKGRSCWRTSGPWLLLAISLVVFLPHLIWVAANDFPTFRYFLARSGGSKNWFDHLEHPSKFFMAQLLAIGPSIASCWWWTRRHNQFSAVTLATSNIDPDPYHPTGSHELWIRQYLLLVTLVPCGFVLLLSFVTGAKILTMWGAPMWTFAPLTFLVVTRAHHLSWKEQQLWPSFTVVSLIFVAIFTTSRMASPYVLGKGSRVNFPGEQLAQEIDRIWARNHTGSPPIIAGPWWTAGNVAFYLPGQSRVYVDLDPEKSLWLNDQAFLSAGGMIVWEAGEDADDFAAQIKARFPNAQFEPSVIVNWSSSSAIEPLQFHIAMLESQPTELLLSDAFSRAFQGTLDTLEIQHPDPDLTPASFAIHQAAPTLDLNRPRLLAMDALPDQTVAEENWLQNVQLLFDQPVPTDFAGPPSLERPLRQASHLVPETPR; translated from the coding sequence ATGTTCGAGGGGAAATACTCCCGTATTCTCCTTGCCTTTTTGCTGGGGCATCTCGTTGTCTGGACCGCCATTCCCGCGATGATCCAGCCCAATCTGCCTCTCGACTGCATCGAAATGGCCATCTGGGGGCATGAATGGCAACTGGGCTATTACAAGCATCCGCCTCTGCCAGCCTGGATCGCCAAGGCCTTCTCTTCTCTGAGCGATAACAGCGAGTGGCCCATTTACCTGGCCTCTCAAATCTGTACCGTCATCACGATGTGGTGCGTCTGGTGCGTGGCTCGAGTCATTACCCCCCGGCCCATTGCAGCACTGGCGGTGGTTTCGCTGGAACTTTCTTACTACTTCACACTCACCACACCCGAATTCAATAACAATATTGTCTCCCGCTGCTGCTGGGCCATCACCATCAGCAGTTTGTTCTTTGGAGTTCTCAGGCAACAACCCAGATACTGGATGCTCGCAGGCCTGGGACTGGGTTTAGGCATGCTCAGCAAGTACGACACTGCACTTCTGGCAATGGCCATACTTGGGTTTGCACTGTTAACTCATAAAGGACGATCGTGCTGGCGAACATCCGGCCCGTGGCTGTTGCTCGCGATCTCTCTGGTTGTCTTTCTGCCTCATCTCATCTGGGTTGCAGCCAACGATTTCCCCACGTTTCGATACTTCCTCGCGCGATCAGGAGGGAGCAAAAACTGGTTTGATCATCTCGAACATCCCTCCAAGTTCTTCATGGCCCAACTTCTGGCGATTGGCCCGTCGATTGCTTCCTGCTGGTGGTGGACTCGTCGGCACAACCAGTTCTCTGCTGTCACTCTGGCCACTTCCAACATCGATCCCGATCCCTACCATCCAACTGGCAGCCATGAGCTCTGGATTCGACAGTACCTGCTGCTCGTCACTCTTGTTCCCTGCGGATTTGTCCTGCTGCTGTCGTTTGTCACCGGTGCCAAAATCCTCACCATGTGGGGAGCACCCATGTGGACGTTCGCACCTTTGACATTCCTGGTCGTGACCAGAGCCCATCACCTTTCCTGGAAAGAACAGCAGCTCTGGCCCTCGTTTACTGTGGTGAGTCTGATCTTTGTGGCCATCTTTACCACCTCACGGATGGCCTCTCCTTATGTCCTTGGCAAAGGCTCCCGGGTCAATTTTCCCGGCGAACAACTCGCACAGGAAATTGATCGCATCTGGGCACGCAATCACACCGGTTCGCCGCCGATCATTGCCGGCCCCTGGTGGACGGCAGGGAATGTGGCCTTTTATCTGCCAGGTCAATCGCGCGTGTATGTCGATCTTGATCCCGAAAAAAGCCTCTGGCTCAACGATCAAGCCTTTCTTTCTGCGGGCGGGATGATTGTCTGGGAAGCGGGCGAGGATGCCGATGACTTTGCTGCGCAAATCAAGGCTCGCTTTCCCAACGCACAATTTGAGCCCTCAGTGATTGTGAACTGGAGTTCCAGTTCCGCCATTGAACCACTTCAGTTTCATATCGCGATGCTGGAAAGTCAGCCGACAGAACTTCTGCTGTCGGATGCGTTTTCCAGAGCCTTTCAAGGGACGCTCGATACTCTCGAGATCCAACATCCCGATCCTGATCTGACTCCAGCCTCCTTTGCCATCCACCAGGCAGCACCAACGTTAGATCTGAACAGGCCCCGGCTTCTCGCCATGGATGCCTTACCTGATCAGACAGTTGCTGAAGAAAACTGGCTGCAGAATGTGCAGTTGCTTTTTGATCAACCGGTTCCCACAGATTTTGCCGGACCACCGTCCTTGGAAAGACCATTGCGACAAGCCAGTCATCTGGTACCGGAAACACCTCGTTAG
- a CDS encoding glycosyltransferase: MSYSTTTIVIPCFNEAVRLKPLAFLQFIRKSTDVHLLMVNDGSADATITLLEDMASASNGRISVLDLPQNRGKAEAVRQGVLAACRTSVDFVGYWDADLATPLGAIPSFIDVLHRLPQIELVIGTRLKLQGRNIDRNRQRRVLGRLFSTVASQVLGVALRDTQCGAKLFRVTPEMQMAFSRPFLSRWIFDVEVISRLIDLKPQSQQALYEFPLDSWQEVAGSKLKPSDFLKAIGELARIYLSRGSFTPAPEFVIEHSAGASPVTFGLPPAAEVSANSERRAA; this comes from the coding sequence GTGTCATACTCCACCACGACCATTGTCATCCCTTGCTTCAATGAAGCGGTGCGACTGAAGCCTCTGGCGTTTCTGCAGTTCATTCGAAAATCGACAGATGTTCATCTACTCATGGTGAACGACGGCAGTGCTGATGCAACCATTACGCTGCTGGAAGATATGGCCTCGGCCTCGAATGGCCGCATTTCGGTGCTTGATCTCCCACAGAATCGAGGAAAAGCCGAAGCTGTCCGGCAAGGTGTGCTCGCCGCCTGTCGAACATCGGTCGATTTCGTCGGTTACTGGGATGCCGATCTGGCGACTCCACTGGGAGCGATTCCCAGCTTTATCGATGTTCTCCACAGGCTTCCTCAGATTGAACTTGTGATTGGAACTCGCCTCAAACTCCAGGGGCGGAACATCGATCGCAACCGCCAGCGTCGTGTTCTCGGCCGGCTGTTCAGCACTGTCGCTTCTCAGGTTCTGGGAGTTGCGCTTCGAGACACTCAGTGTGGTGCCAAGCTCTTTCGAGTGACACCAGAAATGCAGATGGCGTTTAGCCGTCCGTTTCTTTCCCGCTGGATTTTCGATGTCGAAGTGATTTCGAGGCTGATCGATCTGAAGCCACAAAGCCAGCAGGCACTTTACGAATTCCCACTCGATTCGTGGCAGGAAGTGGCGGGCTCGAAACTGAAGCCCAGCGACTTTCTCAAAGCGATTGGCGAACTGGCGCGGATCTATCTGTCGCGAGGCAGTTTTACTCCCGCACCCGAGTTCGTCATAGAGCATTCAGCTGGAGCATCGCCAGTCACTTTTGGACTTCCACCGGCTGCAGAAGTTTCTGCAAACTCCGAGCGAAGGGCCGCCTAG
- a CDS encoding STAS domain-containing protein — MIARSNDRLHKAINVTEDATMKVERFFKRMRIEPHAGHTLLHIGDMEIWDGADLALLREGLTQIIERDRDRDIAVDMTFVKYIPSGFFGMLFDWFEKRKVQFYLLNPQPNVQSMLWFRQFFEPCSAGLWRLEPKGLRTLPVMDDAEISLSTLEAMG; from the coding sequence ATGATTGCTCGCTCGAACGATCGTTTACACAAGGCGATAAACGTGACGGAAGACGCCACCATGAAGGTTGAGCGATTCTTTAAGCGGATGCGAATTGAACCGCATGCCGGGCATACCTTATTGCATATCGGCGATATGGAAATCTGGGACGGTGCCGATCTGGCTCTCTTGCGCGAAGGCCTGACTCAGATTATCGAACGCGACCGCGATCGCGATATTGCGGTGGATATGACTTTTGTGAAGTACATTCCCAGCGGTTTCTTTGGCATGCTGTTCGACTGGTTCGAAAAACGCAAAGTGCAGTTCTATCTGCTCAATCCTCAGCCGAACGTGCAGAGCATGCTCTGGTTCCGGCAGTTTTTTGAACCATGTTCGGCTGGCTTGTGGCGGCTCGAACCGAAAGGTCTCCGCACGCTCCCGGTGATGGACGACGCCGAAATCTCGCTCAGTACACTGGAAGCTATGGGCTAA